A genomic stretch from Vicia villosa cultivar HV-30 ecotype Madison, WI unplaced genomic scaffold, Vvil1.0 ctg.001021F_1_1, whole genome shotgun sequence includes:
- the LOC131632817 gene encoding probable protein phosphatase 2C 52 — translation MGCCVSTSSRSTCSSGSNGDMTAPSCLEVGFCGQKRARRTFSDHVISLHHLSSLPSRIFANGKSRGSCIFTQQGRKGINQDAMVVWEDFMSEDMIFCGVFDGHGPHGHLVARKVRDTLPVKLLSFLHSDELKQNESGKACFKRNIKPDGGDSEKDCSAEDKLNSTWREAFMKAYKAMDRELKSHSNLDCFCSGSTSVTIVKQGSNLFMGYIGDSRAIMGSKDSNDSMVAIQLTVDLKPDLPREAERIKQCKGRVFALQDEPEVSRVWLPFDDAPGLAMARAFGDFCLKEYGVISIPEFSHRLLTDRDQFIVLASDGVWDVLSNEEVVEIVSSAPTRSSAARILVNSAAREWKLKYPTSKMDDCAVVCLFLDGKMDSESDYEEQGFSSATIQSNHSGNPIESDDGQKSEPSLQRNFTVRSSEENETYAAVSVDVEDGTASADDQNWLGLEGVTRVNSLVQLPRFSTERSNS, via the exons ATGGGCTGTTGTGTCTCAACGAGCAGTCGAAGTACCTGTAGCAGTGGAAGCAACGGAGATATGACAGCTCCATCTTGCTTAGAAGTTGGATTCTGTGGACAAAAGAGAGCAAGAAGAACATTCTCTGACCATGTTATTTCTCTACACCATTTATCATCCTTACCTAGTCGGATTTTCGCTAATGGAAAGAGTCGGGGTTCGTGCATTTTTACGCAGCAGGGTCGCAAGGGAATTAATCAGGATGCCATGGTTGTGTGGGAA GATTTCATGTCCGAAGATATGATCTTTTGTGGTGTCTTTGATGGCCATGGTCCACATGGTCATCTGGTTGCACGCAAAGTGAGGGATACTTTGCCAGTAAAATTGCTTTCATTTTTGCATTCTGATGAATTGAAgcaaaatgaatcaggcaaagcTTGTTTCAAACGGAACATAAAACCGGATGGTGGAGACTCTGAAAAGGATTGCTCTGCTGAGGATAAACTGAACTCCACCTGGAGAGAAGCTTTCATGAAAGCATACAAGGCCATGGACAGAGAGCTCAAGTCTCATTCAAATCTAGATTGCTTCTGTAGTGGGAGCACATCTGTGACTATTGTGAAGCAG GGTTCAAATCTTTTCATGGGATATATCGGGGATTCTAGAGCAATAATGGGATCCAAAGACAGCAATGACTCCATGGTGGCAATTCAGTTGACGGTTGATTTGAAGCCTGATTTGCCCA GAGAAGCAGAAAGAATCAAGCAGTGCAAGGGCAGGGTTTTTGCGTTACAAGATGAGCCGGAAGTCTCAAGGGTGTGGTTGCCTTTTGATGATGCACCGGGATTAGCTATGGCTAGAGCATTTGGAGATTTCTGTTTGAAGGAGTATGGTGTGATTTCTATACCTGAATTTTCTCACCGGCTGCTTACAGACAGAGATCAATTCATTGTTCTTGCCTCTGATGGG GTTTGGGATGTTTTAAGTAATGAGGAGGTGGTTGAGATAGTATCGTCGGCACCAACACGATCATCAGCAGCAAGGATTCTGGTAAATTCGGCTGCCCGGGAATGGAAACTCAAGTATCCAACTTCAAAGATGGATGACTGTGCTGTAGTGTGCTTATTTTTGGATGGTAAAATGGACTCAGAATCAGATTATGAAGAACAAGGCTTCTCTTCTGCGACCATTCAGAGCAACCACTCTGGGAATCCAATTGAATCAGATGATGGACAAAAGTCCGAGCCATCTTTGCAACGAAACTTTACTGTGAGATCATCAGAAGAAAATGAGACTTATGCAGCAGTGTCCGTTGATGTTGAAGATGGAACAGCATCAGCTGATGATCAAAACTGGTTAGGTTTGGAAGGGGTCACCCGTGTAAACTCACTCGTCCAACTTCCTAGATTTTCTACAGAAAGGTCAAACTCTTGA